The following proteins come from a genomic window of Columba livia isolate bColLiv1 breed racing homer chromosome 27, bColLiv1.pat.W.v2, whole genome shotgun sequence:
- the LOC135575275 gene encoding killer cell lectin-like receptor subfamily F member 1 isoform X2, protein MPRGQGPAVALTTVYARPEVPPRSAPGARAKLPGPWYWALLGAGWVGTAVLTGVVLWLLQRQGGNGPVLSQDMETPASKCSWETCLVTSSRRDVPEFKCSLNCFQLQLRQRLCEPGSHNVTGASACRLCPAGWQPFAAKCYWVSTKTSTWEEAAENCGYQRSQLVVLESAEEKAFIGEMTRTSSGAWMGLSIDQTRGQEWSWWDGSALQAALSPVLGPVQAKACAAIRGGQLRSHICSAPLQWVCQKKATEI, encoded by the exons ATGCCACGAGGGCAGGGGCCGGCCGTGGCGCTGACCACCGTCTACGCCAGGCCAGAGGTGCCGCCGCGCTCGGCTCCCGGCGCCCGCGCGAAGCTTCCCG GTCCTTGGTACTGGGCGCTGCTGGGAGCCGGATGGGTCGGGACCGCGGTCCTGACGGGCGTcgtgctgtggctgctgcagcgACAGG GTGGAAACGGCCCCGTCCTGAGCCAGGACATGGAGACCCCAGCCAGCAAATGCTCCTGGGAAACCTGCCTGGTCACCAGCAGCCGCCGGGACGTCCCGGAGTTCAAATGCTCCTTGAATtgcttccagctgcagctcagacAGCGGCTGTGTGAGCCAGGGAGCCACAACGTCACAG GCGCCTCGGCTTGCCGGCTCTGTCCCGCCGGCTGGCAGCCGTTCGCAGCCAAGTGCTACTGGGTGTCCACAAAAACCAGCACCTGGGAGGAGGCGGCGGAGAACTGCGGGTACCAGCGATCTCAGCTGGTGGTGCTGGAGAGCGCGGAGGAGAAG gcTTTCATCGGGGAGATGACCAGAACCAGCTCCGGAGCCTGGATGGGGCTGAGCATCGACCAGACGCGCGGGCAGGAGTGGAGCTGGTGGGACGGATCCGCGTTACAAGCAGCCCT GTCTCCGGTGCTGGGTCCCGTCCAGGCGAAGGCTTGTGCCGCGATTCGGGGGGGGCAGCTGCGTTCCCACATCTGCAGCGCTCCACTGCAGTGGGTTTGCCAGAAAAAAGCCACCGAGATTTAA
- the LOC135575275 gene encoding killer cell lectin-like receptor subfamily F member 1 isoform X1, with the protein MPRGQGPAVALTTVYARPEVPPRSAPGARAKLPGPWYWALLGAGWVGTAVLTGVVLWLLQRQGGNGPVLSQDMETPASKCSWETCLVTSSRRDVPEFKCSLNCFQLQLRQRLCEPGSHNVTGTAGASACRLCPAGWQPFAAKCYWVSTKTSTWEEAAENCGYQRSQLVVLESAEEKAFIGEMTRTSSGAWMGLSIDQTRGQEWSWWDGSALQAALSPVLGPVQAKACAAIRGGQLRSHICSAPLQWVCQKKATEI; encoded by the exons ATGCCACGAGGGCAGGGGCCGGCCGTGGCGCTGACCACCGTCTACGCCAGGCCAGAGGTGCCGCCGCGCTCGGCTCCCGGCGCCCGCGCGAAGCTTCCCG GTCCTTGGTACTGGGCGCTGCTGGGAGCCGGATGGGTCGGGACCGCGGTCCTGACGGGCGTcgtgctgtggctgctgcagcgACAGG GTGGAAACGGCCCCGTCCTGAGCCAGGACATGGAGACCCCAGCCAGCAAATGCTCCTGGGAAACCTGCCTGGTCACCAGCAGCCGCCGGGACGTCCCGGAGTTCAAATGCTCCTTGAATtgcttccagctgcagctcagacAGCGGCTGTGTGAGCCAGGGAGCCACAACGTCACAGGTACCGCGG GCGCCTCGGCTTGCCGGCTCTGTCCCGCCGGCTGGCAGCCGTTCGCAGCCAAGTGCTACTGGGTGTCCACAAAAACCAGCACCTGGGAGGAGGCGGCGGAGAACTGCGGGTACCAGCGATCTCAGCTGGTGGTGCTGGAGAGCGCGGAGGAGAAG gcTTTCATCGGGGAGATGACCAGAACCAGCTCCGGAGCCTGGATGGGGCTGAGCATCGACCAGACGCGCGGGCAGGAGTGGAGCTGGTGGGACGGATCCGCGTTACAAGCAGCCCT GTCTCCGGTGCTGGGTCCCGTCCAGGCGAAGGCTTGTGCCGCGATTCGGGGGGGGCAGCTGCGTTCCCACATCTGCAGCGCTCCACTGCAGTGGGTTTGCCAGAAAAAAGCCACCGAGATTTAA
- the LOC135575275 gene encoding killer cell lectin-like receptor subfamily F member 1 isoform X3, whose amino-acid sequence MPRGQGPAVALTTVYARPEVPPRSAPGARAKLPGGNGPVLSQDMETPASKCSWETCLVTSSRRDVPEFKCSLNCFQLQLRQRLCEPGSHNVTGTAGASACRLCPAGWQPFAAKCYWVSTKTSTWEEAAENCGYQRSQLVVLESAEEKAFIGEMTRTSSGAWMGLSIDQTRGQEWSWWDGSALQAALSPVLGPVQAKACAAIRGGQLRSHICSAPLQWVCQKKATEI is encoded by the exons ATGCCACGAGGGCAGGGGCCGGCCGTGGCGCTGACCACCGTCTACGCCAGGCCAGAGGTGCCGCCGCGCTCGGCTCCCGGCGCCCGCGCGAAGCTTCCCG GTGGAAACGGCCCCGTCCTGAGCCAGGACATGGAGACCCCAGCCAGCAAATGCTCCTGGGAAACCTGCCTGGTCACCAGCAGCCGCCGGGACGTCCCGGAGTTCAAATGCTCCTTGAATtgcttccagctgcagctcagacAGCGGCTGTGTGAGCCAGGGAGCCACAACGTCACAGGTACCGCGG GCGCCTCGGCTTGCCGGCTCTGTCCCGCCGGCTGGCAGCCGTTCGCAGCCAAGTGCTACTGGGTGTCCACAAAAACCAGCACCTGGGAGGAGGCGGCGGAGAACTGCGGGTACCAGCGATCTCAGCTGGTGGTGCTGGAGAGCGCGGAGGAGAAG gcTTTCATCGGGGAGATGACCAGAACCAGCTCCGGAGCCTGGATGGGGCTGAGCATCGACCAGACGCGCGGGCAGGAGTGGAGCTGGTGGGACGGATCCGCGTTACAAGCAGCCCT GTCTCCGGTGCTGGGTCCCGTCCAGGCGAAGGCTTGTGCCGCGATTCGGGGGGGGCAGCTGCGTTCCCACATCTGCAGCGCTCCACTGCAGTGGGTTTGCCAGAAAAAAGCCACCGAGATTTAA